In the genome of Luteitalea pratensis, the window GATCCCGTCCGAAGTGGCCCGCGGTGTCGTCGCCCGTTCGGTGGCGGCGCTGTCGAAGGGACCCAATCGCCTCCTCGGCTACGTCGAGAACATGAGCGGCTACTACTGCCGCGACTGCGACGCAATCAAGCCGCTCTTCGTCTCCCGGAACCAGGCCGACCTGGGAATCCCCTGTCTCGGCACCGTTCCGTTCGACCCTGAGCTGGCGCAGCACTGCGATCAGGGACTCGCGCTGGCAGACATGCCCGACACACTCGTCGGCCAGGCGCTGGACCAGATCGCGCAGCGACTCATGGAAGGTCTCGACTGATGAAATTCCTCTGTGTCCCCTGCGACACGCCGATGAAGCTGCAGACCGTCGTTCCGCCCGACCGCGGCTCGCTGTCGGTCGTCTACGCGTGCCCCGAATGCGGCTACGAGATCGCGATGCTGACCAACGCGTACGAAACGCAGGTCGTGCAGTCGCTCGGCGTGCGCATCGGTCCCGACCTCGGCACTGAAGCGGCCGCAGGCACCTCCGGCTCCAGTTGCCCGTTCGCGGCGATGCTGCCCGCGACAGACGGTGCACCGGGCGTTGAAGCGCGGCCCGGACAGCCCGAACCAGCCGCCGTCCAATGGACTGCTGCGGCCGAAGCCAGGCTCGCGAACATCCCCGCGTTCGTGCGCCCGATGGCAAAGACCGGCATCGAGACCTTCGCCCGGGAGCGTGGGGTCGTGCAGGTGGACGAGACGATCCTCGACGCGGCCCGCGACTTCTTCGGGATGTGACCCGCCGTAGCTTCAGCGGCGGCGGACGCGGCAAAACCCCGGTCCACTGACATGAATACGAACTCGTTCGCCAGGCCCTACGTCGTCTCCTGGAACCTCACCTACCGGTGCAATCTCGCCTGCGAGCACTGCTACCTCGATGCCGGCGGCAAGCCGCAGGTCGAGAGCGAGAACTTCGCCGATCGCAGCGAACTCGGCACCGAGGAATGCTTCCGGGTCATCGACGAGATCGCCACGTTCGCGCCTGAATGCCTGACGATCCTGACCGGCGGCGAACCGCTCCTGCGGCGCGACATCCTCGAGATCGTCCAGCGAGCGGCGGAGCGCGAGCTGTGGGTCGTCGTCGGCACCAATGGTGTGCGGATTACGGAGAACGTGGCCCGACGGCTGGCCGCAGCCGGAGCGCGCGGGCTCTCACTCTCGCTCGATGCGCTCGATCCCGAGCGTCACGACCGCTTCAGGAACGTGCGCGGCGCGTGGCGCAACACCGTCGAAGGCGCGGAGATCCTCAACGCGACCGGCCTTCCCTTCATCGTCCAGACGACCGCAGGTTCACACAACATCGCCGAACTCGAAGCGATTGCCGACTTCGCGCACGAGCGCCTTGCCGCGAAGGTCTGGAACCTCTACTTCCTGGTGCCGACGGGACGCGGGCAGTTCGTGTCCGACATCAGTCCCGCGCAGTACGACGAGGTGCTCGCGTCGCTCTACCGGATCCAGCGGAAATACAGCGGCCGGATGCTCGTGAACGCGAAATGCGCCCCGCACTACATCAAGACGGTGCTGCAGAATGCCGCCGCCCAGGAAGATCCGGTCGTCGGGCAAGCCGAATCAACGTCCGTATCGTCGTTGCCCGGCCTGCCGGGGATCAGGACCTACTCGGGCGGTGCCGGCGGGTGTCCGGCGGGCACGCACTACATGGGGATCCGGCCAAACGGCGATGTCACTCCGTGCCCGTACTTGCCCGTCTTCGCGGGGACGCTTCGCACCGCGAGCCTGGCGGACCTGTGGACGTCCTCGGAGCTGTTCACCGACATCCGTCGCCGCAACTCGCTCGGCGGGCGATGCGGTGAGTGCGAGATGAATGGGCACTGCGGCGGCTGTCGAGCCCGCGCGTTCGGCATGACGGGCGATCTGATGGCCGAGGATCCCCTCTGCACCCACACGCCTGGTACGTTCGCCGCGTCGCCTCTCCTCCTTGCCCGCCGTAGCGCTGGCGAAGGCGGGGCCGGCGGCGGACCCGCGTCTGTCGCGGGAAGACAGCGGCCCACGGTGCTCGAGTACGGCCCGGAATCGCCGTCGACTGTCGCGTGGGACGACGCAGCCACCGCACGCATGAAGAAGGTGCCCGCGTTCGTGCGGGGGATGGTGATGAGAGCCGTCGAGGAGTCCTGCCGCAAGAGCGGCCTCGACCGCGTCACCGTCGAGGAGCTCGAGCGGATCCGTGCGCGGATGCCTACGCCGAAGATGTTCGGGTAGGAATCGCCGTCATGCGTGGTCCTTCTCAAAGAAGAACCAACGATGGCCTTCGAAATCTTCCGCCCGGTATCGTCGCCCGGGTAGCCCCTCGTCGATGTCAGACAGGATCATCGCACCCGCGGCCTTGGCTCGTGCAAAGTGTCCATCGAGGTCGTCCACGTGGACGAGGACACCGTCGATAATCCACGGCACCGTCGACCACTTGCGGGCCTGCTCGCACACTTCGCGATGGTGTTTCGGACTCCGGTACTCGGGTGTGGGAGACGCAAGCATGATCAATCCGTCGCCTGCCTCCATCTCGCCGTGTGACAGCTTGCCATCCGGCGTCGTGAGGCGCACCGTCTCGCGAAAGCCGAACGCAATGCGAAGCCATTCCAATGCCGCGATCCCATCCTCATAGGAGATCATGGGAATGACCGACGGCCGGTTGGCAGCTGGCCGTGCGTCTTTTGCAGCAGCCGACGGTTTGCGCGTGATCGCCGCCGTGCGGCCAGTCGCCCGACGTTTCCCCGTGGAGGGCGCTTTCGTTGCTGCCGCCTGGCGCTTCCTGCTGACCGCGGTCTTCCGAGTTGCTGACGTCCCCATCGGTCAACTCCTTCGGCGTCATGAATCGTCTGGTCTGGCTAACGCTCGCGAGCCGCGCCCCGCTGCGACATGGTCGCACGAGTCTTCCGGCGCGCCGGCTCCATTCGGTGTTAGGCGCGGTCCAGAACACACGCAGGTGATTCGGTGGTCTCATGGACACACCGTGGTGCCGCGAGTCAGGACCGTTTTATCGCAGACGATCGTGCCGATCGTGATCCCCTGGAACGTCGCGCGCGTTCCGAACTTCAAGTTCACATCGGTGTCGTTACCGGTGATTTCGGACCCGTTCGGTGGGTCCGTCACGAAGCTCAGGAAGCTGGCGCCATCGGCCAGGATGCCGGTGCCGTTGTTCTGAACGGTCAGCTTTGCGGGGTTGACGAGGGCTGAACATCCTGCATCGAAGAACATGCCGATGCGATTGTTCCTGAGCACGAACGTGCCCCGCCCGAACGGGTCCAACAACTTGCCGCCGGCCGGGCAGAAAAGCCCGAAGCCGTTGTTCTCCGCGGTGATTGTGATCGGACCGAAGATCGAGAACAGGGAAGTCCCGATGCCGATCGCGGCGCCCCTGTTGTGACTCGCCGTGATCGTGCTGCCCCGTGAGGCCGTGAATGCGTAGACGACAAGGCGGCCGTCGGCGGCGGCGAACC includes:
- a CDS encoding PCP reductase family protein, whose product is MKFLCVPCDTPMKLQTVVPPDRGSLSVVYACPECGYEIAMLTNAYETQVVQSLGVRIGPDLGTEAAAGTSGSSCPFAAMLPATDGAPGVEARPGQPEPAAVQWTAAAEARLANIPAFVRPMAKTGIETFARERGVVQVDETILDAARDFFGM
- a CDS encoding radical SAM/SPASM domain-containing protein — protein: MNTNSFARPYVVSWNLTYRCNLACEHCYLDAGGKPQVESENFADRSELGTEECFRVIDEIATFAPECLTILTGGEPLLRRDILEIVQRAAERELWVVVGTNGVRITENVARRLAAAGARGLSLSLDALDPERHDRFRNVRGAWRNTVEGAEILNATGLPFIVQTTAGSHNIAELEAIADFAHERLAAKVWNLYFLVPTGRGQFVSDISPAQYDEVLASLYRIQRKYSGRMLVNAKCAPHYIKTVLQNAAAQEDPVVGQAESTSVSSLPGLPGIRTYSGGAGGCPAGTHYMGIRPNGDVTPCPYLPVFAGTLRTASLADLWTSSELFTDIRRRNSLGGRCGECEMNGHCGGCRARAFGMTGDLMAEDPLCTHTPGTFAASPLLLARRSAGEGGAGGGPASVAGRQRPTVLEYGPESPSTVAWDDAATARMKKVPAFVRGMVMRAVEESCRKSGLDRVTVEELERIRARMPTPKMFG
- a CDS encoding VOC family protein, which gives rise to MISYEDGIAALEWLRIAFGFRETVRLTTPDGKLSHGEMEAGDGLIMLASPTPEYRSPKHHREVCEQARKWSTVPWIIDGVLVHVDDLDGHFARAKAAGAMILSDIDEGLPGRRYRAEDFEGHRWFFFEKDHA